A window of Christiangramia forsetii KT0803 contains these coding sequences:
- a CDS encoding glycosyltransferase family 2 protein, whose product MNKKLAIVIPYFKIQFFEECLKSLYNQTNQNFNLYIGNDNSPEDPHALIDEFEGKLNITYKKFENNLGKISLVNQWRRCIELINQETWIMILGDDDKISSGCVDSFYNSFKELEYEVFDVMRFASQKIDRNGNATSHIFTHHRIENSIEFLFRKFRGDTRSSLSEYIFKRNTIEAVQFKNFPLGWHADDLAILECSKFGSIYSINDAVVYFRNSGSNITSLNSNLIDKNEASFRFYLYLLKVRADNFNIKERRILFQKLEKTYLNDKKRLFFFWEFTKVNCIHHRFMGYIIFFKKFFR is encoded by the coding sequence ATGAATAAAAAACTGGCAATAGTAATACCTTATTTTAAAATTCAATTTTTTGAAGAATGTCTTAAGTCCTTATACAATCAAACCAACCAGAATTTTAATTTATACATAGGAAACGATAATAGTCCTGAGGATCCTCATGCTCTTATTGATGAGTTTGAAGGTAAGTTGAACATAACTTATAAAAAATTTGAAAATAATCTCGGGAAAATCTCATTAGTAAATCAGTGGAGACGATGTATTGAGCTTATAAATCAGGAAACCTGGATTATGATCCTTGGGGATGATGATAAAATCTCATCTGGTTGTGTTGACTCTTTCTATAATTCTTTCAAAGAATTAGAATATGAGGTTTTTGATGTTATGAGGTTTGCTTCTCAAAAAATAGATAGAAATGGTAATGCCACTTCGCATATTTTTACACATCATCGTATTGAAAATAGTATTGAATTTCTCTTTAGAAAGTTTAGGGGAGATACCAGAAGCTCTTTGAGTGAATATATATTTAAAAGAAATACTATTGAGGCAGTTCAATTTAAAAATTTTCCTTTGGGGTGGCATGCAGATGATCTTGCTATTTTAGAATGCTCAAAATTTGGAAGTATATATTCTATAAATGATGCAGTAGTGTACTTTAGAAACAGTGGTTCTAATATTACCAGTTTGAATTCGAATTTAATTGATAAAAATGAAGCTTCCTTTAGATTCTATCTATATTTACTCAAAGTTAGAGCAGATAATTTCAATATTAAAGAACGGAGGATATTATTTCAAAAACTGGAAAAGACTTATTTAAATGATAAAAAAAGGCTGTTCTTTTTTTGGGAGTTTACCAAAGTGAATTGTATCCATCATAGGTTTATGGGATATATAATTTTTTTTAAAAAATTCTTTAGATAA
- a CDS encoding glycosyltransferase family 2 protein — MLSILFPYRNRDSKRLERSFDSLLNQTNKHFEVYFIDYGSTPNLAAEIKTLCLNYSFITYRYYHTQFQPWNKSRALNSVIKSLKTDFCFVADVDVIFHSRFVETASSLMKTQRTIYFQVGYLNPKESKKDLQFQEFKQYRLSNDEATGLSMFPVKLLQQLQGFDEFYHFWGAEDTDMHVRLKNAGYVVKFFEDELLLLHQWHSSYQSREQVRLTSELQITGILPINHQHLKYALDNRVTKVNNENWGWILNKEDFDQLEEAELFMKVSNEKRQVEDVLFGQLPCFKQGIIKIRFIIDPYENTLKFKMKRLLGKKVPDYYTLKEVNDKVLLHLISFYRTIPYSIKINKEDFQIEIALKFS; from the coding sequence ATGCTTTCAATATTATTCCCATATCGTAACAGAGATTCAAAAAGGTTAGAACGATCATTCGATTCTCTTTTAAACCAGACAAATAAACACTTTGAAGTTTACTTTATAGATTATGGTTCAACTCCCAATCTGGCGGCAGAGATAAAAACTTTATGCCTTAATTATTCTTTTATCACCTACCGATACTACCATACTCAATTCCAGCCCTGGAATAAGAGTAGAGCTCTAAATTCAGTGATCAAAAGTTTAAAAACCGACTTTTGTTTTGTTGCAGATGTGGATGTTATTTTTCATTCCCGGTTTGTTGAAACTGCATCAAGTCTTATGAAAACTCAAAGAACAATTTATTTTCAGGTAGGCTATTTGAATCCTAAAGAAAGTAAGAAAGATTTGCAGTTTCAAGAATTCAAACAGTATCGTTTAAGCAATGATGAAGCGACAGGTTTAAGTATGTTTCCAGTTAAACTCTTACAGCAGCTTCAAGGTTTTGATGAATTCTACCATTTTTGGGGAGCTGAAGATACCGATATGCATGTAAGATTAAAAAATGCGGGGTATGTGGTTAAATTTTTTGAGGACGAACTGCTATTATTACATCAATGGCACTCTTCGTATCAAAGTAGGGAGCAGGTGAGGTTAACTTCTGAACTTCAGATAACAGGAATACTTCCAATAAATCATCAACATCTCAAATATGCTCTGGATAATCGAGTAACGAAGGTCAATAACGAGAATTGGGGTTGGATACTAAACAAAGAAGATTTTGATCAACTGGAAGAGGCTGAATTATTTATGAAGGTCTCGAATGAAAAGAGACAGGTAGAAGATGTTTTATTCGGACAATTACCCTGTTTTAAGCAGGGAATCATTAAAATAAGGTTTATTATAGATCCTTATGAAAATACTTTAAAGTTTAAGATGAAAAGACTTTTAGGTAAAAAAGTACCCGATTACTATACATTAAAGGAGGTGAACGATAAGGTATTATTGCATCTTATTTCATTTTATCGAACTATACCTTATTCTATAAAGATTAATAAAGAAGATTTCCAAATAGAGATCGCTTTAAAATTTTCTTAG
- a CDS encoding glycosyltransferase, with translation MKILMVSMFSIHFFRWAEQLRDTNHEVYWIDVFDSNTYVKSIDFIEQTVGWRNRWNYPGRYLLKSKAPGLNKFLNKFNQRDLKSILEEKIKEIKPEIVHSFVLQSATFSILPVMRNFPEIKWVYSAWGNDLFYRQNFDEDLKNIKETLPEIDYMFADCSRDYLLAKDFGFKGRYLGTNPTGGGYKLEEYENFISTFEERKGIIIKGYQGKLGRCNRVLEGLMSIKSELKEYRITVYGANKEVFEFAKKSGLLEWDNFEVKYNLTQTAVLKLMGNSRISVGNSISDGLPNTLLEAIIMNSFPIQSDPGGATSELIAHEKNGFLIDDPEDYKEIGDLISRAINDPAFMKKAIRHNTERIKPFLDRDYIKNQVLKQYRSIEKQLIR, from the coding sequence ATGAAAATACTAATGGTATCTATGTTTTCAATTCATTTTTTCAGATGGGCAGAACAATTGAGGGATACCAATCATGAAGTATATTGGATAGATGTATTTGATTCGAATACCTATGTGAAAAGTATAGATTTTATAGAACAGACGGTTGGGTGGCGTAATAGATGGAATTACCCCGGAAGGTATTTATTGAAATCTAAGGCTCCTGGTCTAAATAAATTTCTGAATAAGTTTAACCAAAGGGATCTGAAATCTATTCTGGAAGAAAAAATTAAGGAAATTAAGCCAGAAATTGTTCATTCTTTTGTTCTACAGTCTGCTACTTTCTCTATTTTGCCAGTAATGCGAAATTTCCCAGAGATTAAATGGGTATATTCTGCATGGGGAAATGATTTGTTCTACAGGCAAAATTTCGATGAAGATTTGAAGAATATAAAAGAAACCCTACCTGAAATTGATTATATGTTTGCTGACTGTTCTCGAGATTATTTATTAGCCAAGGATTTTGGATTTAAGGGTAGGTATTTAGGAACTAATCCTACGGGCGGTGGCTATAAATTAGAGGAATATGAAAATTTCATTTCTACTTTTGAAGAGCGCAAGGGAATAATAATAAAAGGATATCAAGGTAAATTGGGTCGATGTAATAGGGTGCTCGAAGGCTTAATGAGTATTAAATCTGAATTAAAGGAATACAGAATCACAGTATATGGTGCAAATAAAGAAGTTTTTGAATTTGCCAAAAAAAGTGGATTGCTGGAGTGGGATAATTTTGAAGTTAAGTATAACCTTACTCAGACGGCGGTTTTAAAATTGATGGGCAATTCAAGAATCTCAGTTGGAAATAGTATTTCAGATGGTCTGCCTAATACTCTACTTGAGGCGATCATCATGAATTCGTTTCCTATTCAATCAGATCCGGGTGGGGCCACCTCCGAATTAATAGCTCATGAGAAAAATGGATTTTTAATTGATGATCCTGAAGATTATAAGGAAATTGGAGATTTAATATCAAGAGCAATTAATGATCCAGCGTTCATGAAAAAGGCTATAAGACATAATACCGAGCGAATTAAACCCTTCTTAGATAGGGATTATATCAAGAATCAGGTGCTAAAGCAGTATAGATCCATAGAAAAACAGCTGATAAGATAA
- a CDS encoding glycosyltransferase family 2 protein, with amino-acid sequence MEDPLVSVVIPCYNDYLYIQEAVDSIFKQTYENIEIIIIDDGSNNKTKNVLKELKNDNLAIVTQENSGPSAARNRGISIANGDFILTLDADDFFQPTFIRKSIEVLRKSPKVGLVSSYAYYFSENGIEGEIKPAGGKSGDFLQENNALASSMYRKECWEEVSGYDENLLKGYEDWDFNISVTKAGWEVTIIEEFLFNYRLKPNSRNNRADDIYRYELLKYIYLKHGDVFKDNYENMIVQLVSRMEKCEKEKLKIKNTRTYRLGNFLLYPLKSIAILLRN; translated from the coding sequence ATGGAAGATCCGTTAGTTTCAGTAGTTATTCCTTGTTATAATGATTATCTGTATATTCAAGAGGCAGTTGATTCGATATTTAAACAGACATATGAAAATATAGAGATAATTATCATTGACGATGGTTCAAATAATAAAACAAAGAATGTTCTGAAAGAGCTCAAAAATGATAATTTAGCGATTGTAACACAGGAAAATTCAGGACCCAGTGCAGCTAGAAATAGGGGTATCTCGATTGCAAACGGAGATTTTATTCTCACTTTAGATGCAGATGATTTTTTTCAACCTACATTTATTAGGAAGTCTATAGAAGTTCTCAGGAAATCGCCTAAAGTAGGTTTGGTAAGCTCATATGCTTATTATTTTTCTGAAAATGGTATTGAGGGAGAAATTAAACCAGCTGGCGGAAAATCAGGAGATTTCTTGCAGGAAAATAATGCCTTGGCTAGTTCAATGTATAGGAAAGAATGTTGGGAAGAAGTTTCAGGTTACGATGAAAATTTGTTGAAAGGTTATGAGGATTGGGATTTTAATATTTCGGTAACTAAAGCAGGATGGGAAGTAACAATTATTGAGGAATTTCTATTCAATTATAGATTAAAACCCAATTCAAGAAATAATCGGGCAGATGATATTTATAGATATGAATTATTAAAATATATCTATTTAAAGCATGGGGATGTTTTTAAGGACAATTATGAAAATATGATAGTTCAGTTAGTTTCAAGAATGGAAAAATGTGAAAAAGAAAAATTAAAAATTAAGAATACAAGAACTTATAGACTAGGTAATTTTTTATTATATCCTTTAAAAAGTATCGCAATTCTTTTAAGAAATTAG
- a CDS encoding glycosyltransferase family 2 protein, protein MTNPLVSIIIPCYNNTQYIIEAINSAVNQTYQNIEIIVVDDGSDQETKTIINSLITNIDILITQNNCGLSAARNRGLDKASGKFIQFLDSDDILKPEKIDYSLRKLGNMDQESCIIISDFMIFNDKKQRFLPAYVDFKTIDFKFDQILYKWDENFSIPIHCGLFERNLFNDFRFSEKLRSKEDWVMWVNLFKKEPQVFFVDKPLVIYRVHNGSMTHSLNMFEDHMSALEILKNNLSVEEYEKLLKKFVQRYYKKSLYSQNQIRAMKNSKSYKIENFFRKVWIKMGF, encoded by the coding sequence ATGACCAATCCTTTAGTCTCTATCATTATACCATGTTATAATAATACTCAGTATATAATTGAGGCTATAAATTCTGCAGTAAATCAAACTTATCAGAATATTGAAATAATAGTAGTGGATGATGGTTCAGACCAGGAAACAAAAACTATTATTAATAGTCTAATAACCAATATTGATATATTAATAACACAGAATAATTGTGGTCTTAGTGCTGCTAGAAATAGGGGTTTGGATAAAGCTAGTGGGAAATTTATCCAGTTTCTGGATAGTGACGATATTTTGAAACCTGAAAAAATTGATTATTCTCTTAGAAAGCTTGGTAATATGGATCAGGAGAGTTGTATTATAATCTCTGATTTCATGATTTTCAATGATAAAAAGCAAAGGTTTCTACCGGCTTACGTTGATTTTAAAACAATTGATTTTAAATTTGACCAGATTCTTTATAAATGGGATGAAAATTTCTCTATTCCAATTCATTGTGGATTATTTGAACGTAATCTTTTCAATGATTTTCGATTTTCAGAAAAATTAAGGTCAAAGGAAGATTGGGTAATGTGGGTTAATTTATTTAAAAAAGAGCCACAGGTATTTTTTGTGGATAAGCCCCTTGTTATTTATAGAGTACATAATGGGAGTATGACGCATTCGCTGAATATGTTTGAGGATCATATGAGCGCACTTGAAATTCTTAAAAATAATCTTAGTGTAGAAGAATATGAGAAATTATTAAAAAAGTTCGTTCAGAGATATTATAAAAAAAGTCTTTATTCCCAAAATCAAATTCGAGCAATGAAGAATTCAAAATCATATAAAATTGAGAATTTCTTCCGGAAAGTTTGGATTAAGATGGGGTTTTAA
- a CDS encoding glycosyltransferase family 10 domain-containing protein gives MNIYTGDVFVNNVTYQEKRFKNNSKLDLLNRDFEISNKKVAALMSYYNGGKTSKVIVDGNNIDLIRKRSDIAQYLLSENMIDIYGQGWPKSISIEDSRFTDRHSRKKDILKNFNFNLCFENTVYPKYITEKIWESIENYCLPIYYGGSKSSIYEVFPKRSFIDYSEIESPRKLMELIKNISKEEFIERLNICLLVYNSFCEKPDEYWQCTRETKLDNIVKRCNLMTNTQFK, from the coding sequence ATGAATATCTATACCGGCGATGTTTTTGTAAACAATGTGACTTATCAGGAAAAGAGGTTTAAAAATAATTCTAAACTTGATCTGCTAAATAGGGACTTTGAAATTTCAAATAAAAAAGTAGCAGCTTTAATGTCTTATTATAATGGGGGGAAAACAAGTAAAGTAATTGTGGACGGAAATAATATTGATCTTATTAGAAAAAGGTCAGATATAGCTCAATACCTCTTATCTGAAAATATGATAGATATTTATGGTCAGGGCTGGCCTAAAAGTATATCTATTGAAGATTCAAGGTTTACTGATAGGCATAGTAGAAAGAAAGATATTTTAAAGAACTTTAACTTTAATCTTTGCTTTGAAAACACGGTTTATCCTAAATATATAACCGAAAAAATTTGGGAAAGCATTGAAAATTATTGTCTCCCCATCTATTACGGCGGGTCAAAAAGCTCGATCTATGAGGTTTTTCCTAAAAGAAGTTTTATAGATTATTCAGAAATTGAAAGTCCTAGAAAGCTTATGGAACTTATTAAAAACATATCAAAGGAAGAATTCATTGAACGATTGAATATTTGTCTGTTAGTCTACAATTCATTCTGTGAAAAACCGGATGAATATTGGCAGTGTACTAGGGAAACTAAGCTTGACAATATAGTTAAAAGGTGTAATTTAATGACTAACACTCAATTTAAATGA